A window of the Janthinobacterium agaricidamnosum NBRC 102515 = DSM 9628 genome harbors these coding sequences:
- the nuoL gene encoding NADH-quinone oxidoreductase subunit L: MAGQILNPNLLLAVPLAPLAGAAIAGLLGTQFLGNLVGRKTSHTATILGVLIALILSVQTLLGVLDGDSFNGTIYHWMTVGTLKFEIGFQIDALSAMMMCVVTFVSLMVHIYTIGYMKDDEGYNRFFSYISLFTFSMLMLVMANNFLQLFFGWEAVGLVSYLLIGFWYTRPTAIVANMKAFLVNRVGDFGFILGIGLLLAYAGSMNYQEVFAKREALSLLTLPGTDWALLTVACICLFIGAMGKSAQFPLHVWLPDSMEGPTPISALIHAATMVTAGIFMVSRMSPLFELSDTALSFILVIGSITALFMGFLGIIQNDIKRVVAYSTLSQLGYMTVALGSSAYSVAVFHLMTHAFFKALLFLGAGSVIIGMHHDQDIRNMGGLRKYMPITWITSLLGSLALIGTPFFAGFYSKDSIIEAVAETHIWGAGFANFAVLAGVFVTAFYSFRMYFLVFHGKERFGQAHAHDAHDDHHAAAHGAHDDHDAHHDDEEDEHAHHGLAPGQKPHESPFVVWFPLVMLAIPSVIIGYLAIGPMLFGDFFKGVIFVGENHHAMEELAHEFHGPLAMAIHGLTTLPFWLALAGVVSAYYCYMVNPRVPAWFFAKFKAIHTLLDNKYYMDKFNEVVFAGGARLLGNGLWNIGDKKLIDGFVVNGSAKLVGWISALSRILQTGYIYHYAFVMILGVLGALIYFLPFWPAK; the protein is encoded by the coding sequence ATGGCGGGGCAAATACTCAACCCTAACCTCCTTCTTGCCGTACCGCTGGCGCCGCTGGCCGGTGCCGCGATTGCAGGCTTGCTTGGCACCCAGTTCCTGGGTAATTTGGTCGGACGCAAGACGTCGCATACCGCGACGATCCTGGGCGTACTGATTGCACTGATCCTGTCGGTGCAGACGCTGCTCGGCGTGCTCGACGGCGACAGTTTCAACGGCACCATCTATCACTGGATGACGGTCGGCACCCTGAAATTCGAAATCGGATTCCAGATTGATGCGCTGTCGGCGATGATGATGTGCGTGGTCACGTTCGTCTCGCTGATGGTGCACATTTACACGATCGGCTACATGAAGGACGACGAAGGCTACAACCGCTTCTTTTCCTACATCTCGCTGTTCACCTTCTCGATGCTGATGCTGGTGATGGCCAATAACTTCCTGCAACTGTTCTTCGGTTGGGAAGCGGTGGGCCTGGTCTCGTACCTGCTGATCGGCTTCTGGTACACCCGCCCGACCGCGATCGTGGCGAACATGAAGGCGTTCCTGGTCAACCGCGTCGGCGACTTCGGTTTCATCCTCGGCATCGGCCTGCTGCTGGCCTACGCCGGCAGCATGAATTACCAGGAAGTATTCGCCAAGCGCGAAGCACTGTCGCTGCTGACCTTGCCAGGCACCGACTGGGCCTTGCTGACCGTGGCCTGCATCTGCCTGTTCATCGGCGCGATGGGCAAGTCGGCGCAATTCCCGCTGCACGTATGGCTGCCCGATTCGATGGAAGGCCCGACCCCGATTTCGGCGCTGATCCATGCCGCAACCATGGTTACCGCCGGCATCTTCATGGTGTCGCGCATGTCGCCGCTGTTTGAATTGTCCGATACCGCCTTGTCGTTCATCCTGGTGATCGGTTCGATCACGGCGCTGTTCATGGGTTTCCTGGGCATCATCCAGAACGACATCAAGCGCGTGGTCGCTTACTCGACGCTGTCGCAGCTGGGCTACATGACGGTGGCGCTGGGTTCGTCGGCGTACTCGGTGGCGGTATTCCACCTGATGACCCACGCATTCTTCAAGGCGCTGCTGTTCCTCGGCGCCGGTTCGGTCATCATCGGCATGCACCACGACCAGGACATCCGCAACATGGGCGGCCTGCGCAAATACATGCCGATCACCTGGATCACTTCCTTGCTCGGTTCGCTGGCCCTGATCGGCACGCCGTTCTTCGCCGGTTTCTACTCGAAGGACAGCATCATCGAAGCCGTTGCCGAAACCCATATCTGGGGTGCCGGTTTCGCCAACTTCGCGGTGCTGGCCGGCGTGTTCGTGACCGCGTTCTATTCGTTCCGCATGTACTTCCTGGTATTCCACGGCAAGGAGCGTTTCGGCCAGGCCCACGCGCACGATGCGCATGACGATCATCACGCGGCTGCCCATGGCGCCCACGACGACCACGATGCGCACCATGACGACGAAGAAGACGAGCACGCCCATCACGGCCTGGCGCCAGGCCAGAAACCGCATGAATCGCCATTCGTGGTCTGGTTCCCGCTGGTGATGCTGGCAATCCCTTCGGTGATCATCGGCTACCTGGCGATCGGCCCGATGCTGTTCGGCGATTTCTTCAAGGGCGTGATCTTCGTCGGCGAAAACCACCATGCGATGGAAGAGCTGGCGCATGAATTCCATGGCCCGCTGGCGATGGCGATCCACGGCCTGACCACCTTGCCGTTCTGGCTGGCCCTGGCCGGCGTGGTATCGGCGTACTACTGCTACATGGTCAATCCGCGCGTGCCGGCCTGGTTCTTTGCGAAATTCAAGGCGATCCATACCTTGCTGGACAATAAGTACTACATGGACAAGTTCAATGAAGTCGTGTTCGCCGGCGGCGCCCGTTTGCTGGGTAACGGCCTGTGGAACATCGGCGACAAAAAACTGATCGACGGCTTCGTGGTGAACGGCAGCGCCAAGCTGGTGGGCTGGATCTCGGCCTTGTCGCGCATCCTGCAAACCGGGTACATCTATCACTATGCCTTCGTGATGATACTCGGCGTGCTCGGCGCTCTGATCTATTTCCTGCCATTCTGGCCCGCTAAGTAA
- the nuoK gene encoding NADH-quinone oxidoreductase subunit NuoK, whose amino-acid sequence MTLSLAHYLILGAILFAISIVGIFLNRKNIIVLLMAIELMLLAVNMNFIAFSHYLGDAAGQIFVFFILTVAAAESAIGLAILVVMFRNLDTINVEDLDSLKG is encoded by the coding sequence ATGACACTATCGCTCGCACACTACCTGATCCTGGGCGCGATCCTGTTCGCGATCTCGATCGTCGGGATTTTCCTGAACCGCAAGAACATCATCGTACTGCTGATGGCCATCGAATTGATGCTGCTGGCGGTGAACATGAATTTCATCGCGTTTTCGCATTACCTGGGCGACGCGGCCGGGCAGATCTTCGTTTTCTTCATCCTGACGGTAGCCGCCGCTGAATCGGCGATCGGACTGGCGATTCTGGTGGTGATGTTCCGTAATCTGGACACCATCAATGTGGAAGACCTGGACAGCCTCAAAGGCTGA
- a CDS encoding NADH-quinone oxidoreductase subunit J — protein MDFKTFLFYAFSVVLILAATRVITARNPVHAVLFLVLSFFSAAGIWMLLQAEFLAIVLVLVYVGAVMVLFLFVVMMLDINTDKMREGFWGYLPLAACVGVVIVLEMAAVLWRGFLEFEPRAAAGGNIGGTKELGMLIYTKYVYAFEIAAVVLLVAIVAAVALTLRKRKDTKYFQPGDAVRVRRNDRLKIVKMDAVVERPAPAAEVKEAP, from the coding sequence ATGGACTTTAAAACTTTTCTGTTTTACGCATTCTCGGTGGTGCTGATCCTGGCCGCGACCCGCGTAATCACGGCCCGCAACCCGGTTCACGCCGTGCTGTTCCTGGTGCTGTCGTTCTTTTCCGCCGCCGGCATCTGGATGCTGCTGCAAGCTGAATTCCTGGCCATCGTGCTGGTACTGGTCTACGTGGGCGCCGTGATGGTGCTGTTCCTGTTCGTGGTCATGATGTTGGATATAAATACAGACAAGATGCGCGAAGGTTTCTGGGGCTACCTGCCGCTGGCGGCCTGCGTCGGCGTCGTCATCGTGCTGGAAATGGCGGCGGTGCTGTGGCGCGGTTTCCTGGAATTCGAACCGCGCGCCGCCGCTGGCGGCAATATCGGCGGCACCAAGGAACTGGGCATGCTGATCTACACCAAATACGTCTACGCGTTTGAAATCGCGGCGGTGGTATTGCTGGTGGCGATCGTCGCGGCCGTCGCGCTGACACTGCGCAAGCGCAAGGACACCAAGTATTTCCAACCGGGCGACGCGGTACGCGTACGCCGCAACGACCGCCTGAAAATCGTCAAGATGGATGCGGTGGTCGAGCGCCCTGCGCCGGCTGCAGAAGTTAAGGAGGCACCATGA
- the nuoI gene encoding NADH-quinone oxidoreductase subunit NuoI, translating into MDKVKDFFSSLLLGELIKGMALTGKYMFSRKITVQFPEEKTPISPRFRGLHALRRYPNGEERCIACKLCEAVCPAMAITIESEQRDDGSRRTTRYDIDLTKCIFCGFCEESCPVDSIVETHVLEYHGEKRGDLYYTKEMLLAVGDRYENEIAAARAVDAPYR; encoded by the coding sequence ATGGACAAGGTAAAAGATTTTTTCAGCAGCCTGTTATTGGGCGAGTTGATCAAGGGCATGGCCCTGACAGGGAAATACATGTTTTCCCGCAAGATTACGGTGCAATTCCCGGAAGAGAAAACGCCGATCTCGCCACGCTTCCGCGGCTTGCACGCGCTGCGCCGCTACCCGAACGGGGAAGAGCGCTGCATCGCCTGCAAATTGTGCGAAGCGGTGTGCCCGGCGATGGCCATCACGATCGAATCGGAACAGCGCGACGACGGTTCGCGCCGTACCACCCGCTACGACATCGATCTGACCAAGTGCATCTTCTGCGGTTTCTGCGAAGAGTCTTGCCCGGTCGATTCGATCGTCGAGACCCACGTGCTGGAATACCACGGCGAAAAACGCGGCGACCTGTATTACACGAAAGAGATGTTGCTGGCCGTGGGCGATCGTTATGAAAACGAAATCGCCGCCGCGCGCGCTGTCGACGCACCTTATCGCTGA
- the nuoH gene encoding NADH-quinone oxidoreductase subunit NuoH, which translates to MALPEFVTVINQAGASSFLAPVWPLIWTMIKIVCVLLPLMGLVAYATLWERKLIGWIQIRVGPNRVGPLGLLQPIADALKLLLKEIIVPAKSSKGLFVLGPIMTIMPALAAWSVVPFGPEAVLANVNAGLLLLLAITSLEVYGIIIAGWASNSKYSFMGAMRASAQMISYEIPMGFVLVVVLMVSGSLNFIDIVAGQGKGYFADHGASLLSWNWLPLLPLFVIYLTSGLAETNRHPFDVVEGESEIVAGHMVEYSGMAYAMFMLAEYANMILIGALGSIMFLGGWAAPFKFLEFWGGFGGFFWLFAKTFLIVSVFIWVRGTFPRYRYDQIMRLGWKVFIPLTLAYLVIVAIWMQTSWNIWK; encoded by the coding sequence ATGGCTCTGCCTGAATTCGTTACCGTCATCAACCAAGCCGGCGCGAGCAGCTTCCTGGCGCCGGTGTGGCCGCTGATCTGGACCATGATCAAGATCGTCTGCGTGCTGCTGCCGTTGATGGGCCTGGTAGCTTACGCCACCTTGTGGGAACGCAAGCTGATCGGCTGGATCCAGATCCGCGTCGGCCCGAACCGGGTCGGCCCGCTGGGCTTGCTGCAGCCGATCGCCGATGCGCTGAAATTGCTGTTGAAGGAAATCATCGTTCCAGCCAAGTCGAGCAAGGGTTTGTTCGTGCTGGGTCCGATCATGACCATTATGCCGGCGCTGGCCGCCTGGTCGGTGGTGCCGTTCGGTCCGGAAGCGGTATTGGCTAACGTCAATGCCGGCTTGCTGCTGTTGCTGGCGATCACTTCGCTGGAAGTCTACGGCATCATCATCGCCGGCTGGGCCTCGAACTCGAAGTACTCGTTCATGGGGGCGATGCGCGCCTCGGCGCAAATGATTTCCTACGAAATCCCGATGGGTTTCGTGCTGGTGGTGGTGCTGATGGTGTCCGGTTCGCTGAACTTCATCGATATCGTCGCCGGCCAGGGCAAGGGTTACTTCGCCGACCATGGCGCCAGCCTGCTGTCGTGGAACTGGCTGCCATTGCTGCCGCTGTTCGTGATCTACCTGACCTCGGGCCTGGCTGAAACCAACCGCCATCCGTTCGACGTCGTCGAAGGCGAATCGGAAATCGTCGCCGGCCACATGGTCGAGTACTCGGGCATGGCCTATGCCATGTTCATGCTGGCCGAATACGCCAACATGATACTGATCGGCGCGCTGGGTTCGATCATGTTCCTCGGCGGCTGGGCCGCGCCATTCAAGTTCCTCGAATTCTGGGGCGGTTTCGGCGGCTTCTTCTGGCTGTTTGCAAAAACCTTCCTGATCGTGTCGGTGTTCATCTGGGTGCGCGGTACTTTCCCACGCTACCGTTATGACCAGATCATGCGACTGGGCTGGAAAGTGTTTATCCCGTTGACGCTGGCCTACCTGGTTATCGTCGCTATCTGGATGCAGACATCCTGGAATATTTGGAAGTAA
- the nuoG gene encoding NADH-quinone oxidoreductase subunit NuoG, translating into MVEIEIDGKKVEVPAGSMVMDAANKLGTYIPHFCYHKKLSIAANCRMCLVEVEKAPKPLPACATPVSAGMIVRSASDKAVQAQKSVMEFLLINHPLDCPICDQGGECQLQDLAVGYGSGESRYKEDKRVVKPKEAGPLVSMQEMARCIQCTRCVRFGQEVAGVMELGMIGRGEHSEIVSFVGQSVDSELSGNMIDLCPVGALTSKPFRYSARTWELSRRKSVSPHDGLGANLIVQVKAGKVKRVLPLENEDVNECWISDKDRFSYEALDSAERLTSPMLKQGNEWKEVDWQTALEYVAHGLKNIKHEHGADAIAALATPHSTVEELVLLKKLTSGIGSDNIDFRLRQTDFALDGQVTPWLGMPITEFAQIKRAFVIGSFLRKDHPLLATRLRASVKGGAKLSILHASDDDQLINVANKLIVAPGDWLAALSEVVVAVAQAKEIAVPAGFEAIAASDTAIAIAASLMAGDHGAVLLGNAATQHPQASQLHAAAQWIAEQTGAKLGYLTEAANTVGAHLVKATAKHAAPAFSAPKKAYLLLHAEPELDSANPQAASAALKQAEMVVVMSSFKHGMDYADVLLPVAPFAETSGSFVNCEGRLQSFNGTVKPLAETRPAWKVLRVLGNILGLSGFDYDTSEAVRDEAFGAGTTDLSQQLNNVAKASLQAAGYAAPSAALERLADVPIYFADALVRRSEPLQRTVDGAAPLAHLPAALAQRINVKSGDKVKVSQGSGSAILVASIHAGLPANVVRVAAAHVSTSTLGGMFGAITVEKAEGNI; encoded by the coding sequence ATGGTTGAAATCGAAATAGACGGCAAAAAAGTCGAAGTCCCTGCTGGCAGCATGGTGATGGACGCCGCCAACAAATTGGGAACTTACATTCCGCACTTCTGCTATCACAAGAAATTGTCGATCGCAGCGAACTGCCGCATGTGCCTGGTCGAAGTGGAAAAGGCGCCCAAGCCTTTGCCAGCTTGCGCGACCCCGGTCAGCGCCGGCATGATCGTGCGCTCCGCCAGCGACAAGGCGGTGCAGGCGCAAAAGTCGGTAATGGAATTCCTGTTGATTAACCACCCGCTCGATTGCCCTATCTGCGATCAGGGCGGCGAGTGCCAATTGCAGGATCTGGCGGTCGGCTACGGCAGCGGCGAATCGCGCTACAAGGAAGACAAGCGCGTCGTCAAGCCGAAGGAAGCCGGTCCGCTGGTGTCGATGCAAGAGATGGCCCGTTGCATCCAGTGCACCCGTTGCGTACGTTTTGGCCAGGAAGTGGCCGGCGTGATGGAGCTGGGCATGATCGGCCGCGGCGAACATTCCGAAATCGTCTCGTTTGTCGGCCAATCGGTCGATTCCGAACTGTCGGGCAATATGATCGACCTGTGCCCGGTCGGCGCACTGACCTCGAAACCGTTCCGCTACAGCGCCCGTACCTGGGAATTGTCGCGCCGCAAATCGGTCAGCCCGCATGACGGCCTGGGCGCGAACCTGATCGTGCAAGTCAAGGCTGGCAAGGTCAAGCGCGTACTGCCGCTGGAAAACGAAGACGTCAACGAGTGCTGGATTTCCGACAAGGACCGTTTCTCGTACGAAGCGCTGGACAGTGCCGAACGCCTGACCTCGCCGATGCTGAAACAAGGCAACGAGTGGAAAGAAGTCGATTGGCAAACCGCGCTCGAATACGTGGCCCACGGCTTGAAAAACATCAAGCATGAACATGGCGCCGACGCCATCGCCGCACTGGCGACGCCGCATTCGACCGTCGAAGAACTGGTATTGCTGAAAAAACTGACCAGCGGCATCGGCAGCGACAACATCGATTTCCGCCTGCGTCAAACCGACTTCGCGCTGGACGGTCAAGTCACGCCGTGGCTGGGCATGCCGATCACCGAATTCGCGCAAATCAAGCGCGCCTTCGTCATCGGCTCGTTCCTGCGCAAGGACCATCCATTGCTGGCGACCCGTTTGCGCGCGTCCGTCAAGGGCGGCGCCAAGCTGTCGATCCTGCACGCGTCCGACGACGATCAATTGATCAACGTGGCCAACAAGCTGATCGTCGCGCCGGGCGACTGGCTGGCGGCCTTGTCGGAAGTGGTCGTGGCAGTGGCGCAAGCGAAAGAAATTGCCGTACCAGCCGGTTTCGAAGCGATTGCCGCTTCCGACACGGCCATCGCGATCGCCGCCAGCCTGATGGCCGGCGACCATGGCGCGGTCTTGCTGGGTAACGCGGCAACGCAACACCCGCAAGCGTCGCAATTGCACGCCGCCGCACAGTGGATCGCCGAACAGACCGGCGCCAAGCTGGGCTACCTGACCGAAGCCGCCAACACCGTCGGCGCGCACCTGGTCAAGGCCACCGCGAAACACGCCGCGCCGGCATTCAGCGCGCCGAAAAAAGCGTACCTGCTGCTGCACGCCGAGCCGGAACTCGACAGCGCCAACCCGCAAGCCGCCAGCGCCGCCCTGAAACAGGCCGAGATGGTGGTGGTCATGTCGTCGTTCAAGCACGGCATGGATTACGCCGACGTATTGCTGCCGGTCGCGCCGTTCGCTGAAACCTCGGGTTCCTTCGTCAATTGCGAAGGCCGCCTGCAAAGTTTCAACGGCACCGTCAAGCCGTTGGCTGAAACCCGCCCGGCCTGGAAAGTGTTGCGCGTATTGGGCAACATCCTCGGCTTGAGCGGTTTCGACTACGACACTTCGGAAGCGGTCCGCGACGAAGCGTTCGGCGCCGGCACCACCGACCTGTCGCAGCAGTTGAACAACGTTGCCAAGGCCTCGTTGCAAGCCGCCGGCTACGCCGCGCCTTCCGCTGCGCTGGAACGCCTGGCCGACGTGCCGATCTATTTCGCCGACGCACTGGTGCGCCGCTCCGAACCGCTGCAGCGCACGGTCGACGGCGCCGCTCCGCTGGCCCACTTGCCAGCCGCCCTGGCGCAACGGATTAATGTCAAATCGGGCGACAAAGTCAAGGTATCGCAAGGCTCCGGCAGCGCGATCCTGGTGGCGTCGATTCATGCCGGCTTGCCGGCCAATGTGGTGCGGGTAGCGGCGGCGCATGTCTCGACGTCGACCCTGGGTGGCATGTTTGGCGCCATCACCGTTGAAAAAGCAGAGGGGAATATCTGA
- the nuoF gene encoding NADH-quinone oxidoreductase subunit NuoF, producing MTSLHNRHIDPLILKDLDGKNWHLQDYVNRGGYTALRRILEEKITPEQIIADLKASSLRGRGGAGFPTGLKWSFMPRQFPGQKYLVCNTDEGEPGTFKDRDIIRYNPHALIEGMAIGAYAMGITVGYNYIHGEIFQEYLRFEEALEEARAAGFLGDKIMGSEFSFQLHAHHGYGAYICGEETALLESLEGKKGQPRFKPPFPASFGLYGKPTTINNTETFAAVPFVLNIGPEKYLAMGKPNNGGSKIFSISGDVELPGNYEVPLGTPFAKLLELAGGMRGGKKIKAVIPGGSSAPVVRGDIMMQTDLDYDSIAKAGSMLGSGAVIVMDETRCMVKALERLSYFYFEESCGQCTPCREGTGWMYRMVHRIEQGQGRPEDLDMLNSVADNIQGRTICALGDAAAMPVRAFIKNFREEFEYHIEHKHCLVPAYI from the coding sequence ATGACATCGCTGCATAATCGTCACATCGATCCATTGATCCTGAAGGACCTGGACGGCAAGAACTGGCACTTGCAGGACTACGTCAACCGCGGCGGCTACACGGCGCTGCGTCGTATCCTGGAAGAAAAAATTACGCCGGAACAAATCATCGCCGACTTGAAAGCCTCGTCGCTGCGCGGCCGCGGCGGCGCGGGTTTTCCGACCGGCTTGAAGTGGAGCTTCATGCCGCGCCAGTTCCCGGGTCAAAAATACCTCGTCTGCAATACAGATGAAGGCGAACCGGGCACTTTCAAGGACCGCGACATCATTCGCTACAATCCGCATGCGCTGATCGAAGGCATGGCCATCGGCGCGTATGCGATGGGCATCACCGTCGGCTATAACTATATCCACGGCGAAATTTTCCAGGAATACCTGCGCTTCGAGGAAGCGCTGGAAGAGGCGCGCGCCGCCGGTTTCCTGGGCGACAAGATCATGGGCAGCGAATTCTCGTTCCAGCTGCACGCGCATCACGGTTACGGCGCGTACATTTGCGGTGAAGAAACCGCCTTGCTGGAATCGCTGGAAGGCAAAAAAGGCCAGCCGCGCTTCAAGCCGCCTTTCCCGGCGTCGTTCGGCCTGTACGGCAAGCCGACCACCATCAACAACACGGAAACCTTCGCGGCCGTGCCATTCGTGCTGAACATCGGTCCGGAGAAATACCTGGCGATGGGCAAGCCGAACAATGGCGGTTCGAAGATTTTCTCGATTTCCGGCGACGTCGAATTGCCGGGCAATTACGAAGTGCCGCTCGGTACGCCATTCGCCAAGTTGCTGGAATTGGCGGGCGGAATGCGTGGCGGCAAGAAGATCAAGGCAGTCATCCCTGGCGGTTCGTCCGCACCGGTGGTGCGCGGCGACATCATGATGCAAACCGATCTCGATTACGATTCGATCGCCAAGGCGGGCTCGATGCTCGGTTCGGGCGCCGTCATCGTGATGGACGAGACGCGCTGCATGGTCAAGGCGCTGGAGCGCCTGTCGTACTTCTACTTCGAAGAATCGTGCGGCCAGTGCACGCCGTGCCGTGAAGGCACCGGCTGGATGTACCGCATGGTGCATCGCATCGAACAGGGCCAGGGTCGTCCGGAAGATCTCGACATGCTCAACTCGGTTGCCGACAACATCCAGGGCCGCACCATTTGCGCGCTGGGCGATGCCGCGGCGATGCCGGTACGGGCCTTCATCAAGAATTTCCGTGAAGAATTTGAATATCACATCGAGCACAAGCATTGCTTGGTGCCCGCCTACATTTAA
- the nuoE gene encoding NADH-quinone oxidoreductase subunit NuoE, producing the protein MLLSEQSYKKIDRELAKYPADQRQSAVMAALAHAQDELGWLSPETMKELADYIGMPAIAVQEVATFYNMYNVKPVGKHKITVCTNLPCALSGGVRAAEYLKQKLGIDFRETTADGQFTLVEGECMGACGDAPVLLVSNKTMCSWMSNDKIDAMLEELKK; encoded by the coding sequence ATGTTGTTATCAGAGCAGTCATACAAAAAAATCGACCGCGAGTTGGCCAAGTATCCGGCCGACCAGCGCCAGTCGGCCGTGATGGCCGCGCTGGCCCACGCCCAGGATGAACTGGGCTGGCTGTCGCCGGAAACCATGAAAGAACTGGCCGACTATATCGGCATGCCGGCGATTGCCGTGCAGGAAGTTGCCACGTTCTACAATATGTACAACGTCAAGCCGGTCGGCAAGCACAAGATCACCGTGTGCACCAACTTGCCATGCGCCTTGTCGGGCGGCGTGCGCGCGGCCGAATACCTGAAGCAGAAGCTGGGTATCGATTTCCGCGAAACCACCGCCGACGGCCAGTTCACGCTGGTCGAAGGCGAGTGCATGGGCGCGTGCGGCGATGCGCCGGTGTTGTTGGTCAGTAATAAAACCATGTGCAGCTGGATGTCGAACGACAAGATCGATGCCATGTTGGAGGAACTCAAGAAATGA
- a CDS encoding NADH-quinone oxidoreductase subunit D, whose product MAEIKNYTLNFGPQHPAAHGVLRLVLEMDGEVIQRADPHIGLLHRATEKLAEQKTYLQSVPYMDRLDYVSMMCNEHAYVMAIEKLLNLEVPLRAQYIRVMFDEITRLLNHLMWLGAHALDVGAMGPFLYAFRDREDLLDCYEAVSGARMHAAYYRPGGVYRDLPDAMPKHKASLVRNAKAIDKLNENRQGSLLDFIEDFTRRFPTYVDEYETLLTDNRIWKQRTVGVGVVAPEDALAMGFTGAMLRGSGIAWDLRKKQPYEVYDLMDFDIPVGTNGDCYDRYLVRVEEMRQSNRIIKQCVEWLRNNNGPVMTDNRKVAPPGRVDMKTNMESLIHHFKLFTEGFHVPPGEAYSAVEHPKGEFGIYLVSDGANKPYRMKIRAPGYPHLQALDEMARGHMLADAVTIIGTQDIVFGEIDR is encoded by the coding sequence ATGGCTGAAATTAAGAATTACACCCTCAACTTTGGTCCCCAGCATCCGGCCGCCCACGGCGTGTTGCGCCTGGTGCTGGAGATGGACGGCGAAGTGATACAGCGCGCCGATCCGCATATCGGCTTGCTGCACCGCGCCACCGAAAAACTGGCCGAGCAAAAAACCTATCTGCAATCCGTGCCGTATATGGACCGTCTCGACTATGTGTCGATGATGTGTAACGAACACGCGTATGTGATGGCGATCGAAAAGCTGCTGAACCTGGAAGTGCCGCTGCGCGCCCAGTACATCCGCGTCATGTTCGATGAAATCACGCGCTTGCTGAACCACCTGATGTGGCTGGGCGCGCATGCGCTCGACGTCGGTGCGATGGGCCCGTTCCTGTACGCCTTCCGCGACCGCGAAGACTTGCTCGACTGCTACGAAGCGGTATCCGGCGCGCGCATGCACGCGGCCTACTACCGTCCGGGCGGCGTGTACCGCGACTTGCCGGACGCGATGCCGAAACACAAGGCTTCGCTGGTACGCAACGCCAAGGCGATCGACAAGCTCAATGAAAACCGCCAGGGTTCCCTGCTCGACTTCATCGAAGACTTCACGCGCCGTTTCCCGACCTATGTCGACGAATACGAAACGCTGCTGACCGACAACCGTATCTGGAAACAGCGTACCGTCGGCGTCGGCGTGGTGGCGCCGGAAGATGCGCTGGCGATGGGCTTTACCGGCGCCATGCTGCGCGGTTCCGGCATCGCCTGGGATTTGCGCAAGAAGCAGCCCTACGAAGTGTACGACCTGATGGATTTCGACATTCCTGTCGGCACCAACGGCGATTGCTACGACCGCTACCTGGTGCGCGTCGAAGAGATGCGCCAGTCGAACCGCATCATCAAGCAATGCGTTGAATGGCTGCGTAACAACAATGGTCCGGTGATGACCGATAACCGCAAGGTTGCGCCGCCGGGACGGGTCGACATGAAGACCAACATGGAATCGCTGATTCACCATTTCAAGTTGTTTACCGAAGGCTTCCACGTGCCGCCAGGCGAAGCGTACAGCGCGGTGGAACATCCGAAAGGCGAGTTCGGCATCTACCTGGTTTCCGATGGCGCCAACAAGCCTTACCGCATGAAAATCCGTGCGCCTGGTTATCCGCACCTGCAAGCGCTCGATGAAATGGCGCGCGGGCACATGCTGGCCGACGCCGTTACTATCATTGGTACACAAGATATCGTCTTTGGCGAAATCGACAGATAA
- a CDS encoding NADH-quinone oxidoreductase subunit C: MTTHLEVLQNALAARLGERVVTTVALGEITLVVKADDYFSVMQTLRDDPSLAFDQMIDLCGVDYLNYGEGAWDGLRFAAVSHLLSVKHNWRVRVRAFAPDDDMPLLPSVMGLWRTANWYEREAFDLLGILFEGHNDLRRLLTDYGFIGHPFRKDFPVSGYVEMRYDPEQKRVIYQPVTIDPRENVPRVIREEHYGMK; the protein is encoded by the coding sequence ATGACTACACATTTAGAAGTACTGCAAAACGCCCTGGCCGCGCGCCTCGGCGAGCGCGTCGTCACCACGGTGGCGCTGGGCGAAATCACCCTCGTCGTCAAAGCCGACGATTATTTCAGCGTGATGCAAACGCTGCGCGACGACCCGAGCCTGGCGTTCGATCAAATGATCGACCTGTGCGGCGTCGATTACCTCAATTATGGCGAAGGTGCATGGGATGGGCTGCGTTTTGCGGCCGTTTCGCATTTGCTGTCCGTAAAACACAACTGGCGCGTGCGCGTGCGCGCTTTCGCGCCGGACGACGACATGCCGTTGCTGCCGTCGGTGATGGGCCTGTGGCGCACCGCCAACTGGTACGAGCGCGAAGCGTTCGACTTGCTGGGCATCCTGTTTGAAGGCCACAACGACTTGCGCCGCCTGCTGACCGACTACGGTTTCATCGGCCATCCGTTCCGCAAGGACTTCCCGGTGTCGGGCTATGTCGAAATGCGCTACGACCCTGAACAGAAACGCGTGATTTACCAGCCTGTGACGATCGACCCGCGTGAAAACGTGCCGCGCGTGATCCGCGAAGAACATTACGGGATGAAATAA